From one Triticum urartu cultivar G1812 chromosome 3, Tu2.1, whole genome shotgun sequence genomic stretch:
- the LOC125543520 gene encoding ERI1 exoribonuclease 2-like, producing MAARGQGQVQDFDFFVVVDFEATCVKDGRIFPQEIIEFPAVLVDGATGRIESAFRRYVRPKHHPVLTQFCRELTGIRQEDVDSGVDLGEALWLHEAWLKAATAGAGSLAVVTWGDWDCRTMLESECRFKGIEKPSYFDRWINLRVPFQAALGGGGRVTLQEAVRAAGLDWEGRLHSGLDDARNTARLLVELMLRGVKMTITGSLAPSPPIQQQPQQLLTSPCGGSSALAPPLIQQQQQPPQPHMISPCDGLPGTCFCYCRVPTRGGVVSVPGPMQGKCFFGCGNWTPAMGPVCPYFVWTN from the coding sequence ATGGCGGCGCGCGGGCAGGGGCAGGTGCAAGATTTCGACTTCTTCGTGGTGGTCGACTTCGAGGCGACGTGCGTGAAAGACGGGAGGATCTTCCCGCAGGAAATCATCGAGTTCCCCGCCGTGCTCGTCGACGGCGCCACCGGCCGCATCGAGTCGGCGTTTCGCAGGTACGTTCGTCCAAAACATCACCCTGTGCTGACTCAATTTTGCAGGGAACTCACCGGCATCCGGCAGGAGGACGTCGACAGCGGCGTGGATCTCGGCGAGGCGCTCTGGCTGCACGAGGCTTGGCTGaaggcggcgacggcgggggcaGGGAGCTTGGCCGTCGTGACCTGGGGAGATTGGGATTGCCGCACCATGCTCGAGTCAGAGTGCCGCTTCAAGGGGATCGAGAAGCCGTCCTACTTCGATCGCTGGATCAACCTGAGGGTCCCCTTCCAGGCGGCGCTCGGCGGCGGAGGGCGGGTCACCCTTCAGGAGGCGGTCCGGGCGGCGGGACTGGACTGGGAGGGCCGCCTGCACAGCGGGTTGGATGACGCGCGCAACACGGCGCGGCTTCTTGTTGAGCTCATGTTGCGTGGGGTCAAGATGACCATCACGGGCTCGCTGGCGCCATCGCCGCCGATccagcagcagccgcagcagcTTCTCACAAGCCCTTGCGGTGGCTCATCGGCGCTGGCGCCGCCGCTgatccagcagcagcagcagccgccgcAGCCTCACATGATAAGCCCCTGCGATGGCTTGCCTGGGACGTGCTTCTGCTACTGCAGGGTACCGACCAGAGGAGGCGTGGTGTCCGTGCCAGGGCCGATGCAGGGGAAGTGCTTCTTCGGGTGTGGCAACTGGACGCCGGCCATGGGACCCGTCTGCCCCTACTTCGTATGGACCAACTGA